A region from the Francisella orientalis FNO12 genome encodes:
- a CDS encoding ATP-grasp domain-containing protein yields MKQTIQRETILAIISPTRVHLYDFNKLQLPKVNSRKCLIIVSDEIGFRKYLPPHIQEISKIVNLVSYNEQVKFFSLDEIKLIIEELLEEGDSIRIISDEEMFLDDVAKLNKEYNLVGFKPDHINIFRDKYLMKIELENKCMSNEILKIPFFYKLNKQQNLPNISFPIICKPLNLAGSIGVRKCVSILELKSYLDNTNDSIICEEYIEGNLIHCDALVQSNKILYLNSAKYFEPMDKATKKSKFIGSEIICNKETKQHLLKIIKLIVNSYDIPDGMIHVELLEKNNKFYFVEIGVRPAGAWISRMYDKAFGINIFNHHIEVNYMIPYYFENAIINKYVMGLHFLVQKSGVITSIISPEIEYNNFDYYVVNSKLNNYQYKTNSMLDWVCEYIIFDNSKEKYLETFNLAKSTNVILK; encoded by the coding sequence ATGAAGCAAACAATACAGCGAGAGACTATTTTAGCTATTATTAGTCCAACACGGGTACATTTATATGATTTTAATAAATTACAACTTCCAAAAGTTAATTCAAGAAAATGTTTAATTATTGTATCTGATGAAATTGGATTTAGGAAATATCTTCCTCCTCACATACAAGAGATTAGTAAAATTGTAAATTTAGTCAGTTATAATGAACAGGTTAAATTTTTTTCACTTGATGAAATTAAATTAATAATAGAGGAGCTATTAGAAGAGGGGGATTCAATAAGGATAATTTCTGATGAAGAAATGTTTTTAGATGATGTTGCTAAGTTAAATAAAGAATATAATCTAGTAGGATTTAAGCCTGATCATATAAATATATTTCGCGATAAATATCTTATGAAAATTGAATTAGAAAATAAATGTATGTCTAATGAAATACTTAAAATCCCATTCTTTTACAAGCTTAATAAACAGCAAAACCTACCTAATATTAGCTTTCCGATTATATGTAAGCCTTTAAATTTAGCTGGTAGTATTGGAGTTCGTAAATGTGTTTCTATTTTAGAGTTGAAATCATATTTAGATAATACTAACGACTCAATTATATGCGAAGAATATATTGAAGGTAATCTGATTCATTGTGATGCATTGGTACAATCCAACAAAATATTATATTTAAATTCTGCCAAATATTTCGAGCCTATGGATAAGGCAACAAAAAAATCAAAGTTTATTGGTAGCGAAATTATTTGTAATAAAGAAACAAAACAGCATTTATTAAAAATTATTAAACTTATAGTTAATAGCTATGATATTCCTGATGGAATGATACATGTTGAACTTTTAGAAAAAAATAATAAATTCTACTTTGTAGAAATAGGAGTTAGACCAGCAGGTGCATGGATATCTAGAATGTATGATAAGGCTTTTGGAATTAATATATTTAATCATCATATAGAAGTGAATTATATGATACCTTATTATTTTGAGAATGCGATTATTAATAAGTATGTGATGGGGCTACACTTCCTAGTACAGAAATCAGGAGTTATAACAAGTATAATTTCTCCGGAGATTGAATATAATAACTTTGATTATTATGTAGTTAATTCTAAGTTAAACAACTATCAATATAAAACGAACTCTATGTTAGATTGGGTTTGTGAATATATTATATTCGATAACTCTAAAGAAAAGTATTTAGAAACTTTTAATTTAGCAAAAAGCACTAATGTCATTTTAAAGTAA